Proteins co-encoded in one Spiroplasma gladiatoris genomic window:
- the gltX gene encoding glutamate--tRNA ligase, translated as MTKIRLRYAPSPTGFLHIGNTRTALMNYLYAHHYNGDFIVRIEDTDIERNVEGAIESQFDNMEWLGISPDESFLKPIDKYGKYMQSQKFDRYKELAEKLIEKGFAYKCFCTPQELQIEREEQEARGIVATKYSKKCLYRNDIDQLKDKPYNIRFNVGEDQAIKINDVVRGDVEFNSKEIGDFVILKSNGIATYNFAVVVDDYDMQITHVVRGEEHISNTPKQCLIYSAFNWTEPKFCHLTLIVDETKKKLSKRSGNAMFFISQYREQGYLPEALFNYIALLGWSPKGEQEIFSKEEFVKMFDEKRFSKSPSTFDMVKMKWINSQWMKKLSDENYLEFTKKFIDKSKFNIDNKEPLWLNSVLMLFKKELEFGSQINKHLDIFFNDVEVSAQTKETLGTLSDYKEMILSLKNELINLEDFEENNIKKIISMLGKTFEKKGKDLFMPIRIFTTLSEHGPELAKTISLLGKQKVLKNIDSLL; from the coding sequence ATGACAAAAATTAGATTAAGATATGCACCGTCACCAACTGGCTTTTTACATATTGGTAATACTAGAACAGCTTTAATGAATTATCTTTACGCTCATCATTACAATGGGGATTTTATCGTTAGAATTGAAGATACCGATATTGAAAGAAACGTAGAAGGAGCAATCGAATCACAGTTTGATAATATGGAGTGATTAGGCATTAGTCCTGATGAGTCATTTTTAAAACCTATTGATAAATATGGAAAGTATATGCAATCTCAAAAGTTTGATAGATATAAAGAACTTGCAGAGAAGCTTATAGAAAAAGGTTTTGCTTATAAATGTTTTTGTACACCACAAGAGTTACAAATCGAAAGAGAAGAACAAGAAGCAAGAGGAATTGTAGCTACTAAATATAGCAAAAAATGTTTATATAGAAATGATATTGATCAATTAAAAGATAAACCTTATAACATAAGATTTAATGTTGGTGAAGACCAAGCTATAAAAATTAATGATGTTGTAAGAGGTGATGTTGAGTTTAATTCAAAAGAAATTGGTGACTTTGTAATACTAAAATCAAATGGAATTGCAACTTATAATTTTGCAGTTGTAGTTGATGACTATGATATGCAAATTACTCATGTTGTAAGAGGAGAAGAACATATTTCAAATACTCCTAAACAATGTTTAATCTATTCTGCATTTAATTGAACTGAACCAAAGTTTTGCCATTTAACTTTAATAGTTGATGAAACTAAAAAGAAACTTTCTAAAAGAAGTGGAAACGCAATGTTTTTTATTTCACAATATCGTGAGCAAGGATATTTGCCAGAAGCTTTGTTTAATTATATTGCATTACTTGGATGAAGTCCAAAAGGTGAACAAGAAATATTTTCAAAAGAAGAGTTTGTAAAAATGTTTGATGAAAAAAGATTTTCAAAATCTCCAAGTACTTTTGATATGGTTAAAATGAAATGAATTAATAGTCAATGAATGAAAAAGTTAAGTGATGAAAATTATTTAGAATTTACTAAAAAATTTATTGATAAATCTAAATTTAATATAGATAATAAAGAACCATTATGACTAAATAGTGTACTTATGTTATTTAAAAAAGAATTAGAGTTTGGTTCTCAAATAAATAAGCATTTAGATATTTTTTTTAATGATGTAGAAGTTTCAGCACAAACTAAAGAAACTTTAGGAACTTTAAGCGATTATAAAGAAATGATTTTAAGTTTAAAAAACGAGTTAATAAACTTAGAAGACTTTGAAGAAAACAATATTAAAAAAATTATTTCTATGTTAGGTAAAACTTTTGAAAAAAAAGGTAAGGATTTATTTATGCCAATTAGAATTTTTACAACATTAAGTGAACACGGGCCAGAGCTTGCAAAAACAATATCACTATTAGGAAAACAAAAAGTTTTAAAAAATATAGATTCATTATTATAG
- a CDS encoding 2-C-methyl-D-erythritol 2,4-cyclodiphosphate synthase, translated as MYRIGFSKDTHIINFILKNGVLGGVVFKNFPKMINAYSDGDVLLHSLCEAFLGAMGLEDLGTYYNKETKSKNFSSLEIVNDILNLLKKNNYLISNIDVLIELEKPNLKDIKPTIKSNLASIFKIKENQISIKATSTEKRNYETITVYSNVLIYKGE; from the coding sequence ATGTATAGAATTGGTTTTTCAAAAGATACTCATATAATTAATTTCATATTAAAAAACGGAGTTTTAGGAGGTGTAGTTTTTAAAAACTTTCCTAAAATGATCAATGCTTATAGCGATGGAGATGTTTTATTGCACTCACTTTGTGAGGCTTTTTTAGGAGCGATGGGGTTAGAAGATTTAGGAACTTATTACAATAAAGAAACAAAATCAAAAAATTTTAGTTCATTAGAAATTGTAAATGACATTCTAAATCTTTTAAAGAAAAATAATTATTTAATTTCAAACATCGATGTTTTAATTGAGCTAGAAAAACCTAATCTTAAGGATATCAAACCAACAATTAAGAGCAACTTAGCATCTATTTTTAAAATTAAAGAAAATCAAATTTCTATTAAAGCAACATCAACAGAAAAAAGAAATTATGAAACTATAACGGTTTATAGTAACGTATTAATTTATAAAGGAGAATAA
- the ychF gene encoding redox-regulated ATPase YchF, with product MGLQVGIVGLPNVGKSTLFNAITNSKVMAANYPFATIEPNVGVVEVPDKRLDNLAKIFGSKKTIYTTIEFVDIAGLIAGASKGEGLGNAFLANIRETDAICEVVRCFDAKDITHVEGSVDPVRDVEIIELELILSDEASVKKRLAKVEPKFKSTKDKTIIAEFNLLKKCEAQLEEGKLLNKLEFDEEENHLLKSFQLLTTKKFIYVANVGESDVNQDNEYVKTLKDYANNNNCEVVKICAKVEEELSELDSEDKQTFLSDLGIEEPGLEVLIKAAYKSLGLKTYFTAGPQEARGWQFKDGYTAPQCAGIIHTDFEKGFIKADVYKCEDIFQAGSEQALKATGKVRLEGKTYLVQDGDVCFFKFNK from the coding sequence ATGGGATTACAAGTAGGAATTGTGGGATTACCAAATGTTGGTAAATCAACATTATTTAATGCAATTACAAACTCAAAAGTTATGGCTGCAAATTATCCATTTGCAACAATAGAACCAAATGTTGGGGTTGTAGAAGTTCCAGATAAAAGGCTAGACAACTTAGCAAAAATATTTGGAAGTAAAAAAACAATATATACAACAATAGAATTTGTAGATATTGCTGGTTTAATTGCAGGAGCTAGCAAAGGAGAAGGTTTAGGTAATGCTTTTCTGGCAAATATAAGAGAAACAGATGCAATTTGTGAAGTCGTAAGATGTTTTGATGCAAAAGATATAACTCATGTTGAAGGTTCTGTAGATCCAGTAAGAGATGTTGAAATTATTGAATTAGAATTAATATTATCTGATGAGGCTAGTGTTAAAAAAAGGCTAGCTAAAGTTGAACCTAAATTTAAATCTACAAAAGATAAAACAATTATTGCAGAATTTAATTTATTAAAAAAATGTGAAGCGCAACTTGAAGAAGGAAAACTTTTAAACAAATTAGAATTTGATGAAGAAGAAAACCATTTACTTAAATCTTTTCAATTGTTAACAACAAAAAAATTTATTTATGTTGCAAATGTTGGTGAATCTGATGTTAACCAAGATAACGAATATGTAAAAACCCTTAAAGATTATGCAAATAATAATAATTGTGAAGTTGTAAAAATTTGTGCAAAAGTTGAAGAAGAATTAAGTGAACTTGATAGCGAAGACAAACAAACTTTTTTAAGTGATTTGGGTATTGAAGAACCAGGATTAGAAGTTTTAATAAAAGCAGCCTATAAATCATTAGGACTAAAAACTTATTTTACTGCTGGTCCACAAGAGGCAAGGGGTTGACAATTTAAAGATGGTTATACTGCACCTCAATGTGCTGGAATTATACATACAGATTTTGAAAAAGGATTTATTAAAGCAGATGTTTATAAATGTGAAGATATTTTTCAAGCAGGAAGCGAACAGGCGTTAAAGGCAACAGGTAAAGTTCGTCTAGAAGGAAAAACATATCTTGTTCAAGATGGAGACGTTTGTTTTTTCAAGTTTAATAAATAA